The following proteins are encoded in a genomic region of Necator americanus strain Aroian chromosome II, whole genome shotgun sequence:
- a CDS encoding hypothetical protein (NECATOR_CHRII.G4887.T2), producing MRRCGPTPALTIFVAYAPTSSYEEEEEVEAFYMCLEKFYREDHAFYKVIIGDSNAKVGLRRTPEELHIGTTME from the coding sequence atgagaagatgtggtccaacaccagctctGACAattttcgtcgcttacgctccaacatcaagctacgaagaagaagaagaagttgaagctttctatatgtgcctggagaagttctaccgagaagatcatgccttctacaaggtcataattggcgattccaacgccaaagttggcctaAGAAGGAcacctgaggaacttcacatcgggactacaatggaatga